From the candidate division WOR-3 bacterium genome, one window contains:
- a CDS encoding T9SS type A sorting domain-containing protein, whose product PDTPSNYSSKLWLVVKGLGRYDSTSSPVFYIKRHTGVKETKISRSAIRNPKLEIYPNPVYDKLTIQYAVPEPSKVKLAIYNVLGQIEQSLVDEYKPAGIYEIEHKKPLTSGVYFVKLFVDEKVITKKCVILKN is encoded by the coding sequence TCCCTGATACGCCGAGCAATTATTCCAGCAAACTCTGGCTGGTGGTAAAAGGATTGGGTAGATATGATTCCACATCTTCGCCGGTCTTCTATATCAAAAGACATACTGGAGTGAAAGAGACTAAAATTTCGCGATCCGCAATCCGAAATCCGAAATTAGAAATCTATCCCAATCCAGTCTATGATAAACTGACAATCCAATATGCAGTTCCTGAACCATCAAAGGTGAAACTTGCTATCTACAATGTCTTAGGGCAGATTGAGCAGAGCCTTGTTGATGAATACAAACCTGCTGGCATCTACGAAATAGAGCACAAAAAACCCTTGACAAGTGGTGTGTATTTTGTAAAATTGTTTGTTGATGAAAAGGTAATTACGAAAAAGTGTGTTATTTTAAAGAATTAA
- a CDS encoding HPr family phosphocarrier protein, whose product MIKETIAILNENGLHALPASRFVKLAEKFKSKVELVKDGVKVNGKSIMGILTLACEKGAKVILICNGEDEKEAFNALRQILEGQD is encoded by the coding sequence ATGATAAAAGAAACGATTGCAATATTAAATGAAAATGGATTGCACGCCCTACCCGCATCCAGATTTGTAAAACTTGCGGAAAAATTTAAGAGCAAGGTTGAATTGGTAAAGGATGGGGTGAAGGTCAATGGGAAGTCAATTATGGGAATATTGACTTTAGCCTGTGAGAAGGGGGCAAAGGTTATTTTAATATGTAACGGAGAGGATGAAAAAGAAGCCTTCAATGCATTGAGACAGATACTTGAAGGGCAGGATTGA
- the ptsP gene encoding phosphoenolpyruvate--protein phosphotransferase — protein MAKEKILHGVPASKGVAIGKAFIYEIKKTEVFQTPILSVYLKDEVIRFEKAIEKTREELKKIKEQINREIGEDFGQFLDAQIMMLDDETIIESVKQRIFTEKKNAEYIYNEVISEYAKKLGESKNAYFKERVVDIYDVGERVLKNLLGVSHTSVLEAPPNSIIVARDIPPSEATLINPKNVVGIAMELGGRTSHTAITARALEIPAILGIGEFLNKVQNGDDIIVDGERGIVIIHPTSGRINFYEEQRKKYQQIAKALLPVSELSPETRDGKRIDISANIEFFAEAEHAVKYGAIGIGLFRTEFLYLARRGSPSEEEQFKVYNALAKKIKPHPVIIRTYDLGGDKIFSDYHEANPFLGWRAIRVCLQETEFFKTQIRAILRASVNKNIKIMFPMISTYEEIKRVKLIFNQVKQELKSKKIEFDDSIQLGIMVETPSAALMSPFLSHEVDFFSIGSNDLTQYTLAVDRGNERISQLFDHFHPAVLHLIKETITAGHNGNIWVGLCGELAGDPLAIPLLVGFGIDELSMSPSSIPKAKLVLRTLTVSQCQEIAQEALNFRTALEVKKFLSRVVRKKFPGIEELIK, from the coding sequence ATGGCAAAAGAGAAGATATTGCATGGTGTTCCTGCATCAAAGGGTGTAGCCATTGGAAAGGCATTTATATATGAGATAAAAAAAACCGAGGTATTCCAGACACCAATTCTATCGGTTTATCTGAAAGATGAGGTTATAAGATTTGAAAAAGCCATAGAAAAGACAAGGGAAGAGTTAAAGAAAATCAAAGAGCAGATTAATAGAGAAATTGGAGAGGATTTTGGTCAATTCCTTGATGCCCAGATTATGATGCTTGATGACGAGACAATAATTGAGTCAGTAAAACAAAGGATATTTACTGAAAAGAAAAATGCAGAATATATCTATAATGAAGTCATAAGTGAATATGCCAAAAAGCTTGGTGAAAGCAAGAACGCATATTTTAAGGAAAGGGTTGTTGATATATATGATGTTGGAGAGCGGGTGTTGAAAAATTTACTGGGCGTTTCTCATACCTCAGTCCTTGAAGCGCCACCTAATTCAATTATTGTGGCGCGCGATATACCTCCCTCAGAGGCAACACTTATAAATCCGAAGAATGTTGTCGGTATCGCAATGGAACTTGGTGGAAGAACATCTCATACCGCAATTACAGCGAGGGCACTTGAAATACCGGCAATTCTTGGTATTGGAGAATTTTTAAATAAGGTTCAAAATGGAGATGATATAATCGTTGATGGCGAACGGGGAATTGTAATAATCCATCCAACTTCAGGAAGAATAAATTTTTACGAAGAACAAAGAAAGAAGTATCAGCAGATAGCAAAAGCGCTTTTACCAGTCAGTGAATTATCTCCTGAAACAAGAGATGGGAAACGCATAGATATTTCAGCAAATATTGAATTTTTTGCAGAGGCTGAACATGCAGTAAAATACGGAGCGATTGGGATAGGATTATTCAGAACGGAATTTTTATACCTTGCAAGGCGGGGTAGTCCATCCGAAGAAGAACAGTTCAAGGTTTATAATGCACTCGCGAAAAAAATCAAGCCTCATCCTGTGATCATCAGGACCTATGACCTTGGTGGAGACAAAATTTTTTCTGACTACCATGAGGCAAATCCGTTTCTGGGTTGGCGGGCAATTCGGGTCTGTCTCCAGGAAACTGAATTTTTTAAAACCCAGATAAGGGCAATTTTACGTGCTTCGGTCAACAAGAATATAAAGATAATGTTCCCGATGATTTCAACCTATGAAGAGATAAAGCGTGTCAAACTGATATTTAATCAAGTAAAACAAGAACTGAAATCAAAAAAGATAGAATTTGATGACAGTATTCAACTTGGGATAATGGTTGAAACACCATCAGCCGCTTTGATGAGTCCGTTTCTTTCTCACGAAGTTGATTTTTTTAGCATTGGTTCAAATGATTTAACCCAATATACGCTTGCAGTGGACCGCGGAAATGAAAGGATAAGCCAGCTTTTTGACCATTTCCACCCTGCGGTTCTGCACTTGATAAAAGAAACTATAACCGCGGGCCATAATGGTAATATATGGGTAGGTTTATGTGGAGAACTGGCAGGAGACCCACTGGCAATCCCGCTTCTGGTGGGATTTGGTATTGATGAGTTATCAATGAGTCCTTCTTCAATACCCAAGGCAAAACTTGTTTTGAGGACGCTTACAGTATCACAATGCCAGGAGATTGCTCAGGAGGCTTTGAATTTCAGAACTGCACTTGAGGTGAAAAAATTTTTGAGCAGGGTGGTGAGAAAAAAATTTCCCGGTATTGAAGAACTGATAAAATGA
- a CDS encoding energy transducer TonB, with protein MRDHKKMYGIYIRAGFLIAIGLIIALFLTLPYAEPEPYKLKQEVVGLINEITMQIENQIEPIDNIERPKPPPTVAAASNPDEGVETINPTNLVENIIPTTPTGPDIEVIPYYRVEVKPQPISMPAPIYPPLAAKAGIEGKVVVKMLVDIDGSVIAVEILKTSGNQMLDESAVAAAKQSKFTPAKQRDKLVRVWVVRQIEFKLKES; from the coding sequence ATGCGCGACCATAAGAAGATGTACGGAATCTATATAAGGGCAGGTTTTCTCATCGCAATTGGGTTAATAATCGCACTTTTCCTCACACTCCCCTATGCTGAACCCGAACCATATAAATTAAAACAGGAAGTGGTTGGATTAATCAATGAAATCACAATGCAAATTGAGAATCAAATAGAACCGATTGATAACATTGAAAGACCAAAACCACCACCCACAGTCGCCGCCGCTTCTAACCCTGATGAAGGTGTAGAAACAATAAATCCGACTAACCTTGTAGAAAATATCATTCCAACCACGCCAACTGGTCCGGATATTGAAGTGATACCATATTATAGAGTAGAGGTTAAACCACAACCAATATCAATGCCTGCACCCATATATCCACCCCTTGCTGCAAAAGCCGGAATTGAAGGCAAAGTTGTGGTCAAAATGCTTGTTGATATTGATGGTAGTGTGATTGCCGTTGAAATATTAAAAACAAGCGGTAACCAGATGCTGGATGAATCAGCAGTTGCTGCGGCAAAACAATCTAAATTTACACCAGCAAAACAAAGGGACAAACTTGTGAGGGTATGGGTCGTCAGACAGATTGAATTTAAATTGAAGGAAAGCTAA
- a CDS encoding bifunctional phosphoglucose/phosphomannose isomerase: protein MREIIYSLPEQIVESINIFNGVWSNALDKKFLRRTFEKVLICGMGGSGISGDIVSVLYPQLNIIVNKDYQIPEHIDKNALAILVSYSGNTEETLNNYDILRKRGSAIVIISSNGKLLKSKASLKIQIPAGFPPRGALGYLFTPIPLLLYHGNLINKNPEIELMKLSVFLRRQKGQLEKKAKNLVELFVGKLPVIYASSNVTGVIAKRWQCQLNENSKILCHTNIIPEMNHNEIVGIGRPEHLNKNLIAVFINDPAGFLRNKLRVRIIKEIIRNEIKSLKFIDIKPYGKNLLEQIFSTIMLGDFLSYYLALRTNVDPLPVKRIDYLKNRLSKFD from the coding sequence ATGCGTGAAATAATATATTCCCTACCTGAACAGATTGTAGAAAGTATAAATATATTCAATGGTGTGTGGAGCAATGCTTTAGACAAAAAATTTTTACGCAGAACATTTGAAAAGGTGTTGATATGTGGAATGGGGGGGTCGGGCATAAGTGGGGATATTGTTTCGGTCCTGTATCCGCAGTTGAATATTATTGTCAACAAAGATTATCAAATTCCTGAACATATTGATAAGAATGCATTGGCTATACTTGTCAGTTATTCAGGGAATACAGAGGAAACATTGAATAACTATGATATTTTGAGAAAAAGGGGAAGCGCTATTGTTATTATTTCTTCAAATGGTAAACTACTTAAAAGCAAAGCATCTCTGAAAATTCAAATTCCTGCAGGATTTCCCCCAAGAGGAGCTTTGGGCTATTTATTTACCCCCATACCACTTTTACTTTATCACGGAAACTTAATAAATAAAAACCCTGAGATTGAATTGATGAAGTTGTCAGTATTTTTGAGAAGACAGAAAGGGCAACTTGAGAAAAAGGCGAAAAATCTTGTGGAATTATTTGTCGGTAAACTTCCTGTTATATATGCCAGTTCAAATGTTACGGGTGTAATTGCAAAAAGGTGGCAGTGCCAATTGAATGAAAATTCAAAGATTTTATGCCATACCAACATCATTCCTGAAATGAATCACAACGAGATAGTTGGCATAGGTAGGCCCGAGCATTTGAACAAGAATCTAATAGCAGTATTCATAAATGACCCCGCTGGATTTCTGCGCAACAAGCTTAGGGTTAGAATAATCAAGGAGATAATTCGCAATGAGATTAAGTCATTAAAATTCATTGATATTAAACCCTACGGTAAAAATTTACTTGAACAGATTTTCTCAACCATAATGTTAGGCGATTTTCTTTCTTATTATCTTGCATTAAGGACCAATGTTGACCCATTACCCGTTAAAAGAATAGATTATTTAAAGAACCGATTATCAAAATTTGATTAG